From Fibrobacter sp. UWR3, one genomic window encodes:
- a CDS encoding TIGR02147 family protein, with product MKPITEYTDYRKFMLDYYEDRKAHSVFSWREFSNLAGFSSCSYMKVVCDGKSKLSKQGVERTAQAMGLVGFDVEYFRAMVTFCQSRSDAKKKEAFERMCAIAKNHKVRVLEERLFDYYESWKNPTLRELAPLMPGATPGELAKKCYPPVTAWEVQETLKFLTDSGLLLKAKDGTYSQSESSITGSSEATRLAIRTAHRQMSQLAANSLDLPTTERNITGVTMGISDETYDRIVHELETFRQKIISIAVADKNINQVYRLNLQFFPLTRKVKEVPHEND from the coding sequence ATGAAGCCGATTACCGAATACACAGACTACCGCAAGTTCATGCTGGATTATTACGAAGACAGAAAGGCACATTCCGTTTTCTCGTGGCGCGAGTTTTCTAACCTTGCAGGATTTTCTTCCTGTTCGTACATGAAGGTCGTTTGTGACGGTAAGAGCAAGCTGAGTAAGCAGGGCGTGGAACGTACTGCACAGGCGATGGGGCTCGTGGGTTTTGATGTAGAGTATTTCCGTGCGATGGTTACCTTTTGCCAGTCTAGATCGGACGCAAAGAAGAAAGAGGCGTTCGAGCGGATGTGTGCCATCGCGAAGAACCACAAGGTACGTGTTCTCGAAGAAAGGCTTTTTGATTACTACGAGTCGTGGAAGAACCCGACCTTGCGTGAACTTGCGCCGTTGATGCCGGGGGCGACTCCCGGTGAACTAGCGAAGAAGTGTTACCCGCCAGTAACGGCTTGGGAGGTTCAGGAAACCTTAAAGTTCCTTACCGATTCTGGACTGTTGCTCAAGGCCAAGGATGGAACGTATTCTCAATCAGAAAGTTCCATTACGGGGTCGAGCGAGGCGACTCGCCTTGCAATCCGGACGGCGCACCGCCAGATGTCGCAACTCGCGGCGAATTCCCTTGACCTGCCTACGACGGAGCGCAACATCACCGGTGTCACTATGGGCATTTCTGATGAAACCTACGACAGGATTGTTCATGAACTTGAGACGTTCCGCCAGAAGATTATATCCATTGCCGTTGCAGACAAGAATATTAACCAGGTCTACAGACTCAACCTGCAGTTTTTCCCGCTGACCCGAAAGGTGAAGGAGGTTCCCCATGAAAACGACTAA
- the nadB gene encoding L-aspartate oxidase — protein sequence MYDILVLGAGISGLSAALHAAEKGLSVVILTKGAKPDGSSNYAQGGIATVTEKTDKFKFHIDDTLEAGAGLCKKEPVNILTKSGPATIKQLVKWGVQFTPSPADKTQFDLHLEGGHSHHRILHAADLTGKEIMRALLCERHKHKNIHYIENCYIKDLICKGEGKNKRCVGAKIIHQKTGIVEDLYAKASILSTGGAGRIWQYTVCPPDSCGDGMAIAARAGAALQDIEFMQFHPTSLYAPQLKKPFLISEAVRGFGGILKNYKGEEFMNQVHPLHSLAPRDIVARAIHSEMQRLGKPNMFIDLSGRTPKDIKSHFPNIYAKCLDAGIDITKEWIPVVPAAHYMCGGVLVDTWSRTEIKGLYACGEVAATGVHGANRLASNSLLESIVFAIRAVDNICDSGLLKAKLDVKKSTKKEKVSFTKAAYWRKRKKALQDTMWAYCGIVRTTAGLNQGLKEIATLEADVDAAIKNKETENIHFLEFLNALQVSKMILTAALHRKESRGLHYILDYPNLDPKTKHHTIYLEKGSK from the coding sequence ATGTACGATATTCTAGTCCTGGGAGCAGGTATTTCCGGCCTCTCCGCTGCCCTGCATGCGGCAGAAAAGGGCCTTTCGGTCGTTATCCTCACGAAAGGCGCAAAACCGGACGGTTCTTCCAACTACGCGCAGGGCGGCATCGCGACCGTCACCGAGAAGACGGACAAGTTCAAGTTCCACATCGACGACACGCTCGAGGCGGGGGCTGGCCTCTGCAAGAAGGAACCCGTGAACATCCTCACCAAGAGCGGGCCCGCGACCATCAAGCAGCTTGTGAAGTGGGGCGTGCAGTTCACCCCCTCGCCCGCAGACAAGACGCAGTTCGACCTGCACCTGGAAGGCGGCCACAGCCATCACCGCATCTTGCACGCGGCGGACCTCACCGGCAAGGAAATCATGCGCGCGCTCCTGTGCGAACGCCACAAGCACAAGAACATCCACTACATCGAGAACTGCTACATCAAGGACCTCATCTGCAAGGGCGAAGGCAAGAACAAGCGTTGCGTGGGAGCAAAGATTATCCACCAGAAGACAGGCATTGTCGAAGACCTCTACGCAAAGGCCTCCATCCTTTCTACCGGCGGTGCTGGCCGTATCTGGCAATACACCGTTTGCCCGCCCGACAGCTGTGGCGACGGCATGGCGATTGCGGCCCGTGCAGGCGCCGCCCTGCAGGATATCGAGTTCATGCAGTTCCACCCGACAAGCCTCTACGCCCCGCAGCTCAAGAAGCCCTTCCTGATTTCGGAAGCGGTGCGCGGGTTCGGCGGCATTCTGAAAAACTACAAGGGCGAAGAATTCATGAACCAGGTTCACCCGCTCCATTCGCTCGCGCCCCGCGACATCGTGGCGCGCGCCATACACAGCGAAATGCAGCGTCTGGGCAAGCCCAACATGTTTATCGACCTCTCGGGCCGCACCCCGAAGGACATCAAGAGCCACTTCCCGAACATCTACGCGAAGTGCCTCGACGCAGGCATCGACATCACGAAGGAATGGATTCCCGTGGTGCCCGCCGCACACTACATGTGCGGAGGCGTACTGGTCGACACGTGGTCACGTACCGAAATCAAGGGCCTGTACGCCTGCGGCGAAGTCGCCGCGACGGGCGTCCACGGAGCGAACCGCCTGGCATCGAACTCCCTGCTGGAGAGCATCGTCTTTGCAATCCGCGCGGTGGACAATATCTGCGATAGCGGGCTCCTGAAGGCGAAACTCGACGTGAAGAAATCGACCAAGAAAGAAAAGGTCTCGTTCACGAAGGCCGCCTACTGGCGCAAGCGCAAAAAGGCCCTGCAGGACACGATGTGGGCCTACTGCGGCATCGTGCGCACGACCGCGGGCCTGAACCAGGGCCTCAAGGAAATCGCCACCCTCGAGGCCGACGTGGATGCTGCCATCAAGAACAAGGAAACCGAGAACATCCACTTCCTCGAGTTCCTGAACGCCCTGCAGGTTTCCAAGATGATTCTCACCGCGGCGCTCCACCGCAAGGAATCGCGCGGGCTACACTACATTCTCGACTACCCGAATCTGGACCCCAAGACCAAGCACCACACGATATATCTGGAAAAGGGTTCCAAGTAA
- a CDS encoding serine/threonine-protein kinase has translation MTVAKKTKEALPKKIGGYKPTQMLGHGAMGNVWLCHDESLDRMVIVKQMVPKLLDQDSFILRFQQEATILAHLNHPAIVVPYALWKEPDGQLSLSMEFVMGKNLREILDTCKQPPVWVVMAILHEMFLALSVVHRAGIVHRDLKPANMMVDKDGRIRLLDFGVAHVDRRNGDDMTLTMAGSQIGTGAYMSPEQTMGNEATPASDLFSMGIIASEMLLGENVFRGESLNQTFQNIRRLKIGKKAFPAGTPKGLIKLVMKLLEKKPSKRPLSAADVADELSRLMRAYPRDLTPYLAEWVSATMRGEKTAIEPKTYPSRNKMTIALTVIFTVAATTGVYMLLSNF, from the coding sequence ATGACTGTAGCGAAGAAGACAAAGGAAGCCTTGCCGAAGAAAATCGGCGGTTACAAGCCGACGCAGATGCTCGGGCACGGAGCCATGGGCAACGTGTGGCTGTGCCATGACGAGTCGCTCGACCGCATGGTCATCGTGAAGCAGATGGTCCCGAAGCTTTTGGACCAGGACTCCTTTATCCTCCGGTTCCAGCAGGAGGCGACAATCCTCGCCCACCTGAACCACCCGGCAATCGTCGTGCCCTACGCCCTCTGGAAGGAGCCCGACGGCCAGCTTTCGCTCTCGATGGAATTCGTGATGGGCAAGAACCTCCGCGAAATTCTGGACACCTGCAAGCAGCCTCCCGTATGGGTCGTGATGGCTATCCTCCACGAGATGTTCCTTGCATTGAGCGTCGTGCACCGCGCGGGCATCGTGCACCGCGACTTGAAACCCGCGAACATGATGGTCGACAAGGACGGGCGAATCCGCCTGCTCGATTTCGGTGTTGCCCACGTGGACAGGCGTAACGGCGACGACATGACGCTCACCATGGCGGGTTCGCAAATCGGTACCGGCGCGTACATGAGCCCCGAACAGACCATGGGCAACGAAGCCACCCCGGCATCGGACCTGTTCAGCATGGGCATTATCGCAAGCGAGATGCTCCTTGGCGAAAACGTGTTCCGCGGGGAATCGCTGAACCAGACGTTCCAGAACATCCGCCGCCTGAAAATCGGCAAAAAGGCCTTCCCCGCCGGCACTCCGAAGGGGCTTATAAAACTCGTGATGAAGCTTCTCGAAAAGAAGCCCTCCAAGCGCCCGCTTTCCGCCGCAGATGTCGCCGACGAACTCAGCCGGCTGATGCGCGCCTACCCGCGCGACCTCACGCCCTACCTCGCCGAATGGGTGAGCGCCACAATGAGGGGCGAAAAGACCGCCATTGAACCCAAGACCTACCCGAGCAGGAACAAAATGACAATCGCACTTACGGTTATATTCACTGTAGCCGCAACAACCGGCGTATACATGCTCTTATCGAATTTCTAA
- a CDS encoding CvpA family protein gives MNWIDIFCLVCVLILTLIGVWRGFLKDLFRLVAWAAALAGAYFATDLLADTLATNLEITGFTVKLLCICIGFLVPFITLFMIGHFVQKAVADTPVGKVNRILGGILGACKGWIICFIFLSILHIIPVSGGLKDTRNDATAYSFYKFNLELLGFSSEEPDLIGIAEKKATELSKEITDKAVEKVKETTTQAAEQAKDAAVKAATDAKDSLVKKVDAKTDSAVSAVKEKVKEKAGTTYKVSNEKAPNTYSVEKK, from the coding sequence ATGAACTGGATAGACATATTCTGCCTTGTCTGCGTACTTATCCTCACGCTCATCGGTGTGTGGCGCGGGTTCCTGAAGGACCTGTTCCGGCTTGTCGCCTGGGCCGCAGCGCTCGCGGGCGCATACTTTGCAACCGACCTCCTCGCCGACACGCTCGCGACAAACCTCGAGATAACCGGGTTTACCGTAAAGCTTCTGTGTATCTGCATCGGGTTCCTCGTGCCGTTCATTACGTTGTTCATGATTGGGCACTTTGTGCAGAAGGCTGTTGCCGATACCCCCGTAGGCAAGGTCAACAGGATTCTCGGCGGGATTCTCGGTGCATGCAAGGGCTGGATAATCTGCTTCATTTTCCTCTCCATCCTGCACATCATCCCGGTATCCGGCGGGCTCAAGGACACGCGTAACGACGCTACCGCATACAGCTTCTACAAGTTCAACCTGGAACTGCTCGGGTTCTCTTCCGAAGAGCCCGATCTGATTGGCATAGCCGAAAAGAAGGCTACAGAACTCAGCAAGGAAATTACGGACAAGGCCGTCGAGAAGGTCAAGGAGACGACGACGCAGGCCGCCGAGCAGGCCAAGGACGCCGCCGTGAAGGCAGCAACAGATGCGAAGGATTCGCTAGTCAAGAAAGTCGACGCGAAGACTGACTCAGCCGTTTCGGCCGTCAAGGAAAAGGTCAAGGAAAAAGCCGGAACGACTTACAAGGTAAGCAACGAGAAGGCCCCGAACACCTACTCCGTGGAAAAGAAGTAG
- a CDS encoding amidohydrolase: MHKILLKSVVLPGQGGDRVVDVLIAGNRFARIGVVPPEESLGAEVVDCSRFAIFPAFYNGHTHAAMTLLRGYADDMPLQKWLQEYIWPFEAKLTGDDIDVACRLALLEMIKSGTVFFADMYWHRERTIKVVGEMGIRAAVGVTFAESLMSPEAIEGNFKFLAAHTGESERVRLAVAPHSVYTVGEALLKRCADFARSENFMVHTHLSETKKELEDCERQYGCSPVRLLERAGMLGSNLAAAHCVHLSDDDMKAFVDLGATAVLNPNSNLKLASGIPPIDRLLRSGANVALGTDGDSSNNNLDMHEEMKLAALLAKVQGGAETLPAHEALKMATVHVARAYGLMDAGEIKEGYLADCLLVDLKNERMVPGHNLVSNWVYAADSSCIDSVICNGKFVMRGRHVDGEEEIVRNAETCAKRLAAV; the protein is encoded by the coding sequence ATGCACAAGATTTTACTGAAGTCGGTGGTGTTGCCCGGTCAGGGCGGCGACAGGGTTGTGGACGTGCTTATCGCGGGGAATCGCTTTGCACGCATAGGGGTGGTTCCCCCCGAGGAGTCGCTTGGCGCTGAGGTCGTGGACTGCTCGCGCTTCGCCATTTTCCCGGCGTTCTACAACGGGCATACGCATGCGGCGATGACGCTCTTGCGCGGGTATGCCGACGATATGCCGCTCCAGAAGTGGCTGCAGGAATACATCTGGCCGTTCGAGGCCAAACTTACGGGTGACGATATCGACGTGGCTTGTCGACTTGCCCTTCTCGAGATGATTAAGTCGGGTACGGTTTTCTTTGCCGACATGTACTGGCATCGCGAACGTACCATCAAGGTTGTCGGGGAGATGGGCATACGTGCTGCAGTGGGCGTGACGTTTGCGGAATCTCTCATGTCGCCAGAAGCGATTGAGGGCAATTTCAAGTTCCTTGCCGCGCATACCGGTGAATCGGAACGCGTGCGCCTTGCGGTTGCCCCGCATTCCGTATACACAGTGGGCGAGGCGCTGCTGAAGCGCTGTGCCGACTTTGCCCGCTCCGAAAATTTCATGGTCCATACGCACCTCTCCGAAACGAAAAAGGAACTGGAAGATTGCGAAAGGCAGTACGGGTGCAGTCCGGTCCGCCTGCTGGAACGTGCGGGAATGCTCGGTTCGAACCTCGCTGCGGCGCATTGCGTTCATCTCTCGGATGATGACATGAAGGCATTCGTGGATTTGGGCGCGACGGCGGTATTGAACCCGAATTCGAACTTGAAACTCGCTAGCGGTATCCCGCCGATTGACCGCCTGTTGCGTTCCGGTGCAAATGTTGCCCTCGGTACGGATGGCGATTCCTCGAACAACAACCTTGACATGCACGAGGAGATGAAGCTTGCGGCTTTGCTTGCGAAGGTGCAGGGCGGTGCGGAGACGTTGCCTGCGCACGAAGCGCTGAAGATGGCGACTGTCCATGTGGCGCGTGCCTACGGGCTAATGGATGCCGGCGAAATCAAGGAAGGCTACCTCGCGGATTGCCTGCTGGTCGACCTGAAGAACGAACGCATGGTGCCCGGCCACAACCTGGTAAGTAACTGGGTGTACGCTGCCGACAGCAGTTGCATCGATTCGGTTATCTGTAACGGAAAGTTCGTAATGCGTGGCCGCCACGTGGATGGCGAAGAAGAAATTGTCCGCAATGCCGAAACCTGCGCAAAAAGGCTTGCGGCCGTTTAA